From the Longimicrobium sp. genome, the window CGGACAGCAGCCTTCGAAGCTCCGCCTCCGCGTCGGCCGCCCCGCCCAGATCGTGTTCGAGCAGGGTGAATCCGCTCGCCTCCACCGGCGCGATCCGCTGCTCGGGAACGCCGTCCACCTCCGCGAACGTGGTGCGCAGCGCCTCGTGGCGGGCGACGATCCGGTCCAGCGCGCCCGCCAGCGCGTCCCGGTTCAGCTCGCCCTTCAACCGCAGGCGAGAGGGGATGTGGTACGTGCTGCCCATATCCCCCAGCCGCTCCAGGAACCACAGCCGCTGCTGGGCGAACGAGAGCGGGATGGTTCCGGTGCGGTCCACCCGCTCGATCGCGGCCCCGTCGGCGCGCGCGGCCGTCTGCAGCCCCCGCGCGTAATCTGCCAGCACGGGACGCTCGAAAAGGTCGCCCGGGGCCGCCTCGACCCCCAGCGCCTGGCGGACGCGCGTCGCCGCGCGCACGGCCAGCAGCGAGTGGCCGCCCATCTCGAAGAAGTGGTCCCGGCGCCCCACGCGCTCCGCGCCCAGCAGCTCCGCCCAGATCGCCGCCACCCCCTGCTCCGCCTGGCCCACCGGCTCCTCGTACCCGCGCACCGCGAAGGCGTCGCCCTCGGGCGCGGGGAGCGCCTTGCGATCGACCTTTCCGTTCGTGGTGACGGGGAACGCCGGCAGGTGCACGTACGCGGCGGGAACCATGTACTCGGGGAGCCGCTCGGAAACGTGGGTCCGCAGCGCCTGCGCGTCCGGCGCGTCGCCGACGACGTAGGCCACCAGCCGCGTCTCGCCCGGCGCGTCCTGCCGCGCCACGACGACCGCGTCGCGCACGTCGGCGTGGCTGCGCAGCCCCGCCTCGATCTCGCCCAGCTCGATGCGGAAGCCGCGGACCTTCACCTGCACGTCCAGGCGGCCGAGGTACTCCAGTGCGAAAGTGCGAGAGTGCGAGAGTGCGAGAGTAGAATCAGCCGCGCGTGAATCGACATCCCCGCCCCACTTTCGCACTTCCGCACTTTCGCACTCTCGCACTTCCACCCACCGCACCCGGTCTCCCGTGCGGTACAGCCGCGCGCCGGCCTCGTCGCCGAACGGGTCGGGGACGAAGCGTTCCGCGGTGGTCCCGGGGCGGTTCAGGTAGCCGCGCGCCACCCCGGCGCCGCCCACGTACAGCTCGCCCGCCACGCCGGCGGGAACAGGGTGCAGCCCGGGATCGAGCACGTACGCCGCAACGTTCGGCAGCGGGGCGCCGATGGCCGCCGCGGGGCCCTCCGCCGCGATCTCGCGGGCCGTCACGTCCACGGTGCACTCCGTTGGCCCGTAGACGTTGTAGAAGCGGGTGGGAACGCGCGACATCCGCTCGCGCAGCTCGTCATCCACCGCCTCGCCGCCCACCAGCACCAGGCGCGGAAAGCCGCCGTCGCCTCCAAGCCCCGCCGCCAGCGCGGGCCGCAGGAGCGAGGGCGTCGCGTCTACCACGTCCACCCGCTCGGCGCGCAGCCACGCCGCCAGCGCCGCGGGGTCGCGGCGAACCGCGTCGGGAACCAGGCACAGCGCGTGTCCCGCCAGCAGCTGCACCACCTGCTTGACCGATCCGTCGAAGACGAGCGGCGCGTTGAGGCCCACGCGCAGCGGGGTGGGATGGTCGGCATAGACCCGGGCCTGGAGCGCGGAGAACAGGTTCACCACCGAGCCGTGCCGGACCATCACCCCCTTGGGCCGGCCGGTGGATCCCGACGTGTAGATGACGTACGCCAGGTGCTCCGGCGTAAGCCCGGCGCGCGCGGGGTTCTCTACCGAAAGCTCCGCCCAGGCGCCGGCGTCCGCGTCGAGCGCCACGGCGGGCACGCCCAGCGAGCCGACGCGTTCCCGCAGCGATGCCTGCGTCAGCAGCACCACGGGCGCGCTGTCGGCCAGCATTTCGCGCAGCCGCGCCGCCGGGTACGACGGGTCCAGCGGGACGTACGCGCCGCCGGCCTTGAGCGCGGCCAGCAGCCCCACGATCGCATCGATGCCGCGCTCCAGGCACAGCCCCACGCGCCCGTCCGGTCCCACGCCCAGCGCGCGGAGGTGATGCGCCAGCCGGTTGGCCCGCGCGTTCAGCGCCGCGAACGAGAGCGACTCGTCCCCGAACACCACCGCGTCGGCGTCCGGCGTGCGCGCCGCCTGCGCCTCGAACAGGTCGGGGAGGCACGCGCCGCGGGGAAACTCGCTCGCGGTCCGGTTCCACCCGTGGACCACGCGGTCGTGCTCGGCTGCCGCCAGCAGCGCCACCCGGTCCATCCGGCCGCCTTCGTCCGCCGCCATCGCCTGCAGCACGCGGCGGAAGTAGCCCGCGCAGCGCTCCACCGTTTCGCGCTCGAACAGCGACCGGGCATAGACGAGCTCGCCGGCGATGCGCCCGCCGCGCTCCCCCAGCGAGAGCAGCAGGTCGAACTTGGTCGTTTCCGTCCCGGCCACGCCCGCGTCGCCGACGGTCAGCCCCGGCAGCGCCAGCGCACTGTCCCCCTCGTCGCGCCAGGCGAACATCACCTGAAAGAGGGGGCTGTATGCCAGGCTGCGCACCGGGCGCAGGCGCTCCACCACCTGCTCGAACGGGATGTCCTGGTTCCGCTGCGCCTCCAGCGCCCGCGCCTTCACGCGATCAAGCAGCTCCCCCACGCGCGGCCCATCCGCCAGGTCGATGCGGACGGGAAGCGTGTTCACGAAGAAGCCGATCAGCTCCTCCACCTCGGCGCGGCCGCGATTGGCGGACGGCGTGCCGATCACCACCTCGTCCTGGCCCGAGAGCCGGGCGAGCACGGCGGCCCATCCGGCGAGCAGCGTCATGAACAGCGTGGTGCCGTGCCGCCGCGAGAGGGCCTTGAGCGCCGCGGCCATCGCCTCGTCGAGCTCCACGTTCACCGACGCGCCGGCGAAATCCTGCCTCGCCGGGCGCCGGTGGTCGGTGGGCAGCTCCAGCAGTTCCGGCGCGCCGGCCAGCGTCCGGCTCCAGTACTCCGCCTGCGCCTCCAGCACCGGCCCTTCTACCGAGCGGCGGTGCCAGGCCGCGTAGTCGGCGTACTGCACCTGCAGCGGCGGGAGCGGATCGGGCTCGCCGCGGGCGAAGGCGGCGTACAGGGCGCCCAGCTCGCGGTGCAGCACGCCGACGGACCATTCGTCGGAGACGATGTGGTGCATCGTCAGCAGCAGCACGTGGTCGTCCGCCCCCATGCGCACCAGCCGCCCCCGGATCAGCGGCCCGTGCTCCAGGTCGAAGGGCGCGCTCGCCTCGTTCCGCACCAGGCGGCGCAGCTCGCTTTCCGCGTCCGCCGAGGCGCGGAGATCGTGCTCCACCAGACGGAACGCGCTCTCCTCCACCGGCGCGATGCGCTGCACCGGCTCGCCATCAACGGTCGGGAAGGTGGTGCGCAGCACCTCATGGCGGGCGACGATGCGGTCCAGCGACCGCCCCAGCGCGCCAGGGTCCAGCTCGCCCCGCAGGCGCAGGCTCATGGGGATGTGGTACGCCGCCCCCATCCCTCCCAGCTGTTCCAGGAACCACAGCCGCTGCTGCGCGAACGAGAGCGGGATTTTTCCGCTGCGATCCACGGGCTGGATCGCGGCCGCTTCCGAACGCGCGGCCGTCTGCAGCCCGCGTACGAAATCCGCCAGCACCGGCCGCTCGAACAGGTCGCCCGGCAGCGCCTCAACGCCCAGGGCCTGCCGCACGCGCGAAACGACGCGCGCCGCGAGCAGCGAGTGTCCGCCCAACTCGAAGAAGTGGTCGCCCCGGCCGACGCGCTCCGCGCCCAGCAGCTCTGCCCAGACCGCCGCGGCCACCCGCTCCGCGTCGCCCAGCGGCTCCTCGTAGGCGCGCACCACGAACGCGTCGCCCTCCGGCGCGGGGAGCGCCTTCCGATCAACCTTGCCGTTCGGGGTCAGCGGCAGGGTGGCGAGCCGAACGTACGCCGCCGGCACCATGTAATCGGGGAGGCGTTCCGCGAGATGCGCCCGCAGCACCTCTGCTCCGGGTGCCCCGTCGCCCGACACGTACGCCACCAGCCGCTTCTCGCCCGGCGCGTCCTCGCGCACGAGCACCACCGCCTCCCGTACGCCGGCGTGCTCCGCGAGCCGCGCCTCGATCTCCCCCGGCTCGATGCGGAAACCGCGGATCTTGATCTGCGCGTCCACCCGCCCCAGGAACTCGAGAACGGCAGTCCGTGAGTGCGTTAGTGCGTGAGTGCGGGCGTTGAGCACGGGATCCACTCCCGCACTCACGCACTCACGCACTTCCGCACTCTCCCGCCACCGCACCCGGTCCCCCGTCCGATACAGCCGCGCCCCGGCCTCCCGCCCGAACGGATCGGGGACGAACTTCTCCGCCGTCAGCCCGGGCCGGCCCAGATAGCCGCGGGCCACCCCCACGCCGCCCACGTACAGCTCGCCGGATACGCCGACCGGCGCCGGCTGGCCGGCCGCGTCCAGCACGTACACCCGCACGTTCTCCAGCGGGCGGCCAATCGACGGGGCACGCCCGTCCGGCTCGCACTCGGCGGTGGTCGCGCAGACGGTGACCTCCGTCGGCCCGTAGGCGTTCACGAAGGCCGGCCCGGCGCTCCACCGCCGCACCGTCGCGGCATCCACCGCTTCGCCCGCGCTCACCACGGTGCGCAGCTTCGGCAGGTCGTCGGGCGAAAGGATGGCCAGCACCGAGGGCGTCAGGGTGCACACCGTCACCCGCCGGCTCCGCAGCGTCTCCAGCAGCTCCGGACCGGGGAGGAGCGCCTCGCCCGGCGCCGTCACCAGCGTGGCCCCGGACAGCAGCGTGTCGAACACCTCCGCGACCGCGGCGTCGAAGGAGAACGAGGCGATCTGCAGGACGCGGCTGGTGCCGTCGATGCCGAAGCGGCGGGCCTGGGCGTACGCCAGGTTGGGCACGCCGCGGTGCGGCACCATCACCCCCTTGGGCGTTCCCGTGGAGCCGGAGGTGTAGATGACGTACGCCAGGTTCTCGGGGAGC encodes:
- a CDS encoding amino acid adenylation domain-containing protein — protein: VGVLMERGVEMVVSLLAVLKAGGVYVPLDPSYPAERLAFMLADSGAALLLTRLPLPEGLPPHAAEVVCLDAHRERIEAESAQAPAPGVLPENLAYVIYTSGSTGTPKGVMVPHRGVPNLAYAQARRFGIDGTSRVLQIASFSFDAAVAEVFDTLLSGATLVTAPGEALLPGPELLETLRSRRVTVCTLTPSVLAILSPDDLPKLRTVVSAGEAVDAATVRRWSAGPAFVNAYGPTEVTVCATTAECEPDGRAPSIGRPLENVRVYVLDAAGQPAPVGVSGELYVGGVGVARGYLGRPGLTAEKFVPDPFGREAGARLYRTGDRVRWRESAEVRECVSAGVDPVLNARTHALTHSRTAVLEFLGRVDAQIKIRGFRIEPGEIEARLAEHAGVREAVVLVREDAPGEKRLVAYVSGDGAPGAEVLRAHLAERLPDYMVPAAYVRLATLPLTPNGKVDRKALPAPEGDAFVVRAYEEPLGDAERVAAAVWAELLGAERVGRGDHFFELGGHSLLAARVVSRVRQALGVEALPGDLFERPVLADFVRGLQTAARSEAAAIQPVDRSGKIPLSFAQQRLWFLEQLGGMGAAYHIPMSLRLRGELDPGALGRSLDRIVARHEVLRTTFPTVDGEPVQRIAPVEESAFRLVEHDLRASADAESELRRLVRNEASAPFDLEHGPLIRGRLVRMGADDHVLLLTMHHIVSDEWSVGVLHRELGALYAAFARGEPDPLPPLQVQYADYAAWHRRSVEGPVLEAQAEYWSRTLAGAPELLELPTDHRRPARQDFAGASVNVELDEAMAAALKALSRRHGTTLFMTLLAGWAAVLARLSGQDEVVIGTPSANRGRAEVEELIGFFVNTLPVRIDLADGPRVGELLDRVKARALEAQRNQDIPFEQVVERLRPVRSLAYSPLFQVMFAWRDEGDSALALPGLTVGDAGVAGTETTKFDLLLSLGERGGRIAGELVYARSLFERETVERCAGYFRRVLQAMAADEGGRMDRVALLAAAEHDRVVHGWNRTASEFPRGACLPDLFEAQAARTPDADAVVFGDESLSFAALNARANRLAHHLRALGVGPDGRVGLCLERGIDAIVGLLAALKAGGAYVPLDPSYPAARLREMLADSAPVVLLTQASLRERVGSLGVPAVALDADAGAWAELSVENPARAGLTPEHLAYVIYTSGSTGRPKGVMVRHGSVVNLFSALQARVYADHPTPLRVGLNAPLVFDGSVKQVVQLLAGHALCLVPDAVRRDPAALAAWLRAERVDVVDATPSLLRPALAAGLGGDGGFPRLVLVGGEAVDDELRERMSRVPTRFYNVYGPTECTVDVTAREIAAEGPAAAIGAPLPNVAAYVLDPGLHPVPAGVAGELYVGGAGVARGYLNRPGTTAERFVPDPFGDEAGARLYRTGDRVRWVEVRECESAEVRKWGGDVDSRAADSTLALSHSRTFALEYLGRLDVQVKVRGFRIELGEIEAGLRSHADVRDAVVVARQDAPGETRLVAYVVGDAPDAQALRTHVSERLPEYMVPAAYVHLPAFPVTTNGKVDRKALPAPEGDAFAVRGYEEPVGQAEQGVAAIWAELLGAERVGRRDHFFEMGGHSLLAVRAATRVRQALGVEAAPGDLFERPVLADYARGLQTAARADGAAIERVDRTGTIPLSFAQQRLWFLERLGDMGSTYHIPSRLRLKGELNRDALAGALDRIVARHEALRTTFAEVDGVPEQRIAPVEASGFTLLEHDLGGAADAEAELRRLLS